One Terriglobales bacterium DNA window includes the following coding sequences:
- a CDS encoding SPOR domain-containing protein, protein MELTESLLTETEEAPEATFGTGRLLGIFFALVLVCALFFGFGYTLGRSTGTAQAATLEAAGVTVPPTTDATGAGKPSAANECTGSDCAGTAQQDLTFYKAVEQKDAQPALTKPVAEKPQPTVEPTKSATVTTPKMPAGFVVQVAALTKQDDADAMVKALRRKNYPVFVMNAPGDRYYRVQVGPYPTRSDASVMQDRLRHDGYKAIVKK, encoded by the coding sequence ATGGAACTGACCGAAAGCTTGCTCACGGAAACGGAAGAAGCGCCGGAAGCGACCTTTGGAACCGGACGTTTGCTGGGAATCTTTTTTGCCCTGGTGCTGGTGTGCGCCCTGTTTTTCGGCTTCGGCTACACGCTGGGACGAAGCACCGGGACGGCGCAAGCGGCGACGCTTGAGGCCGCAGGAGTGACGGTCCCGCCGACTACCGATGCCACCGGCGCCGGCAAGCCGTCGGCAGCAAACGAGTGCACGGGAAGCGACTGCGCAGGGACCGCCCAGCAGGATCTGACTTTCTATAAAGCGGTGGAGCAGAAGGACGCCCAGCCGGCGCTCACCAAGCCTGTAGCAGAGAAGCCGCAGCCGACGGTCGAGCCGACGAAGTCTGCGACGGTCACGACACCCAAGATGCCCGCCGGCTTCGTGGTGCAGGTTGCAGCCCTGACCAAGCAGGACGACGCCGATGCCATGGTCAAGGCGCTGCGCCGGAAGAACTATCCGGTGTTCGTGATGAATGCGCCCGGCGATCGCTACTATCGCGTGCAGGTGGGACCCTACCCGACGCGTTCCGACGCTTCCGTAATGCAAGACCGTTTGCGGCATGACGGCTACAAGGCGATCGTAAAGAAATAG